Proteins encoded by one window of Kribbella flavida DSM 17836:
- the katG gene encoding catalase/peroxidase HPI, with the protein MTETPDVASHGSESENPAIDSPTPAVPNPRTNRDWWPNQLDLSVLRRHAPQASPLEQDFDYAEEFKKLDVDALKRDIVEVMRTSQDWWPSDFGHYGPLFIRMSWHSAGTYRIEDGRGGAGDGAQRFAPLNSWPDNANLDKARRLLWPVKQKYGRKISWADLLVLAGNVALEDMGFRTFGFGFGREDVWEPEEIFWGPEDTWLGDQRYSEDRQLANPLGAVQMGLIYVNPEGPNGKPDPLAAARDIRDTFGRMAMNDEETIALIAGGHSFGKTHGAGPADHVGPEPEAAPIEAQGLGWKSTYGSGKGPDTITSGLEVTWTSTPTRWGHGFFQNLFGYEWELTKSPAGAYQWVAKDAEETVPDAHDPARKHRPTMLTTDLALRFDPAYEKISRRFLEHPEEFQLAFAKAWYKLLHRDMGPVSRYLGPWVPEPQLWQDPVPAVDHELIDDADAAALKQKLLDSGLSVGQLVRTAWASAASFRSTDKRGGANGARIRLEPQRNWEVNEPAELATVLAKLEQVQQEFNSAQTGAKRVSLADLIVLGGNAAVEQAARNAGQDVTVPFHPGRTDASQEETDTDTFAVLEPRADGFRNYLRAGEKLSPETLLLDRAYMLSLTAPELTVLIGGLRALGANVQGAKHGVFTDRPETLSTDFFVNLLAAGTEWKASASDENVFEIRELGSDEVKWTATAVDLVFGANSQLRALAEVYAAADAEQKFVKDFVAAWVKVMELDRFDLHREV; encoded by the coding sequence ATGACCGAGACGCCTGACGTGGCCTCCCACGGCAGCGAGAGCGAGAACCCCGCCATCGACTCCCCGACGCCCGCGGTGCCGAACCCGCGGACGAACCGGGACTGGTGGCCGAACCAGCTGGACCTCTCGGTCCTGCGCCGGCACGCCCCGCAGGCCAGCCCGCTGGAGCAGGACTTCGACTACGCCGAGGAGTTCAAGAAGCTCGACGTCGACGCGCTGAAGCGCGACATCGTCGAGGTGATGCGGACCTCGCAGGACTGGTGGCCGTCGGACTTCGGGCACTACGGCCCGCTGTTCATCCGGATGAGCTGGCACAGCGCCGGTACCTACCGGATCGAGGACGGCCGCGGCGGCGCCGGCGACGGCGCGCAGCGGTTCGCCCCGCTGAACAGCTGGCCGGACAACGCGAACCTGGACAAGGCACGCCGGCTGCTCTGGCCGGTCAAGCAGAAGTACGGCCGGAAGATCTCCTGGGCCGACCTGCTGGTGCTGGCCGGCAACGTGGCGCTGGAGGACATGGGGTTCCGGACCTTCGGCTTCGGCTTCGGCCGCGAGGACGTCTGGGAGCCCGAGGAGATCTTCTGGGGCCCGGAGGACACCTGGCTGGGCGACCAGCGCTACAGCGAGGACCGGCAGCTCGCCAACCCGCTCGGCGCGGTCCAGATGGGCCTGATCTACGTCAACCCCGAAGGCCCGAACGGCAAGCCGGACCCGCTGGCCGCGGCCCGCGACATCCGCGACACCTTCGGCCGGATGGCGATGAACGACGAGGAGACCATCGCGCTGATCGCCGGTGGCCACTCGTTCGGCAAGACCCACGGCGCCGGACCGGCCGACCACGTCGGCCCCGAGCCGGAGGCCGCTCCGATCGAGGCGCAGGGCCTGGGCTGGAAGAGCACCTACGGTTCCGGCAAGGGCCCGGACACCATCACCAGCGGTCTCGAGGTGACCTGGACCAGTACGCCGACCCGCTGGGGCCACGGCTTTTTCCAGAACCTGTTCGGCTACGAGTGGGAGCTCACCAAGAGCCCGGCCGGCGCGTACCAGTGGGTTGCGAAGGACGCCGAGGAGACCGTGCCGGACGCGCACGACCCGGCCAGGAAGCACCGCCCGACGATGCTCACCACCGACCTCGCGCTGCGCTTCGACCCGGCGTACGAGAAGATCTCGCGGCGGTTCCTGGAGCACCCTGAGGAGTTCCAGCTCGCGTTCGCCAAGGCCTGGTACAAGCTGCTGCACCGTGACATGGGGCCGGTCTCGCGCTACCTGGGCCCGTGGGTGCCGGAGCCGCAGCTGTGGCAGGACCCGGTCCCGGCCGTCGACCACGAGCTGATCGACGACGCCGACGCCGCGGCGCTGAAGCAGAAGCTGCTCGACTCCGGTCTGTCCGTCGGCCAGCTGGTCCGGACGGCGTGGGCGTCGGCGGCGTCCTTCCGCAGCACCGACAAGCGCGGTGGCGCGAACGGGGCCCGGATCCGGCTCGAGCCGCAGCGCAACTGGGAGGTCAACGAGCCGGCCGAGCTGGCGACTGTGCTGGCCAAGCTCGAGCAGGTCCAGCAGGAGTTCAACAGCGCGCAGACCGGTGCCAAGCGGGTCTCGCTGGCCGACCTGATCGTGCTCGGCGGCAACGCGGCGGTCGAGCAGGCGGCGCGCAACGCCGGCCAGGACGTCACCGTGCCGTTCCACCCGGGCCGCACGGACGCCTCGCAGGAGGAGACCGACACCGACACGTTCGCGGTGCTCGAGCCGCGGGCCGACGGGTTCCGCAACTACCTGCGGGCGGGGGAGAAGCTCTCGCCGGAGACGCTGCTGCTCGACCGGGCGTACATGCTGAGCCTGACCGCGCCCGAGCTGACCGTGCTGATCGGCGGTCTGCGGGCGCTCGGCGCGAACGTCCAGGGCGCCAAGCACGGCGTGTTCACCGACCGGCCGGAGACGCTGAGCACCGACTTCTTCGTGAACCTGCTGGCCGCGGGCACGGAGTGGAAGGCCTCGGCCTCGGACGAGAACGTGTTCGAGATCCGGGAGCTGGGCAGCGACGAGGTCAAGTGGACGGCGACCGCCGTCGACCTGGTCTTCGGCGCGAACTCGCAGCTGCGCGCGCTGGCCGAGGTGTACGCCGCCGCCGACGCGGAGCAGAAGTTCGTCAAGGACTTCGTCGCCGCGTGGGTGAAGGTGATGGAGCTCGACCGGTTCGACCTGCACCGCGAGGTCTGA
- a CDS encoding PPOX class F420-dependent oxidoreductase, protein MTESLAARLGTHGLGVLVTLKRDGRPQLSNVTYVYDAGSNQVRVSLTDDRAKTKNLRRDPRASLYADGPGSRSYVVVEGKAELSPVAADPHDATVEALVDYYRTASGEHPDWDDYRRAMIEEGRLMFTMAVEHAYGMPSPS, encoded by the coding sequence ATGACTGAATCTCTCGCCGCCCGGCTCGGCACCCACGGCCTCGGGGTGCTGGTCACCCTCAAGCGCGACGGCCGGCCGCAGCTGTCCAACGTGACGTACGTGTACGACGCCGGCAGCAACCAGGTCCGGGTGTCGCTGACCGACGACCGGGCGAAAACCAAGAACCTGCGCCGCGACCCGCGCGCCAGCCTGTACGCCGACGGGCCGGGCAGCCGCTCGTACGTCGTCGTGGAGGGCAAGGCGGAACTGAGCCCGGTCGCGGCCGACCCGCACGACGCGACGGTCGAGGCGCTGGTCGACTACTACCGCACCGCGTCCGGCGAGCACCCCGACTGGGACGACTACCGCCGCGCGATGATCGAGGAGGGCCGGCTGATGTTCACGATGGCCGTCGAGCACGCGTACGGGATGCCGTCGCCGTCCTGA